One Podarcis muralis chromosome 1, rPodMur119.hap1.1, whole genome shotgun sequence genomic window carries:
- the TMEM237 gene encoding transmembrane protein 237 isoform X6, translated as MKWGRSKCVHRGFSPQCQDEIPLGRQKKKKAKGKSSLDGVVQEAVRPPSEGSEPLTSEAQDVPPQRKRKKKKVPTESETSFMEQNGNGVDPPPAEETVTRKQRKRVKKTRPAESANELDVEEEDIIEDEQVKSSEQHPVFSVFSVPVGVSQPISKVFVEKNRRFQAADRKDLIKTTENFDVFMEMKASWTTKDVALSVHRGFRVIGLFTHGFLAGYAVWNIIVIYVLAGNQLSTVSNLLQQYKTLAYPAQCLLYLLLTISTVSAFDRIDLAKASVAVRGFLTLDPAAIASFMYFAALILSLSQQMTSDRIHLYTPPSENGSLWTSGAEEQILQPWIVVNLVIALLVGISWLFLSYRPQLDHSEELMFNAEVEEYPPPDKEAKVSS; from the exons ATGGTGTTGTTCAAGAAGCTGTCCGCCCGCCATCTGAAGGCAGTGAGCCCCTGACATCTGAAGCCCAGGATGTACCACCTCAGAGGAAACGGAAGAAAAAGAAGGTGCCTACAG AATCCGAGACATCTTTCATGGAACAGAATGGAAATGGCGTGGACCCTCCACCGGCTGAAGAAACAGTGACTCGTAAACAACGGAAAAGAGTAAA GAAAACTCGACCCGCAGAAAGTGCCAATGAATTGGATGTGGAGGAAGAAGATATAATTGAAGATGAGCAAGTGAAAAGCTCAGAGCAGCATCCCgttttttctgtgttttctgtTCCAGTTGGTGTTAGCCAGCCTATTAGCAAGGTGTTCGTTGAAAAAAATC GGCGTTTCCAGGCAGCTGACCGCAAAGATTTAATTAAAACCACTGAAAACTTTGATGTATTCATGGAGATGAAGGCTTCTTGGACAACCAAGGATGTGGCACTCTCCGTCCATCGTGGTTTTAG GGTGATTGGACTATTTACTCACGGCTTCCTTGCTGGCTATGCTGTCTGGAACATCATAGTGATTTATGTTCTGGCAGGAAACCAACTGTCTACTGTCTCCAACTTGCTGCAGCAATACAAGACGCTGGCTTATCCTGCTCAGTGTCTCCTTTACCTTCTGCTCACAATTAGCACAGTTTCAGCTTTTGACAG GATTGACTTGGCGAAAGCATCAGTAGCTGTACGAGGCTTCCTTACCTTGGACCCAGCAGCAATTGCCTCTTTCA TGTACTTTGCTGCTCTCATCTTGTCTCTGAGCCAGCAAATGACGAGTGACAGAATTCACCTGTACACACCACCTTCGGAGAATGGTAGCCTCTG gaccTCGGGTGCAGAGGAACAAATTCTTCAGCCCTGGATTGTGGTGAATCTTGTGATAGCTCTTCTCGTTGGGATCTCCTGGCTCTTCTTATCCTACCGGCCCCAGTTAGATCACAGTGAAG AACTGATGTTTAATGCTGAAGTAGAAGAATATCCCCCACCAGATAAAGAAGCCAAAGTGTCTTCATAG